The following are from one region of the Chromobacterium phragmitis genome:
- a CDS encoding lytic transglycosylase domain-containing protein, with translation MKTSLLLPLSLCLALAHAPAWAGAQKEEALSANVASAMSRSISDVNAPRLVFDDPRVGQAWLAEMSSRLQKKIPDAWVRERLLTAIQYESTRAGLDPQLVLGLIQVESGFNKYAVSGAGARGLMQVMPFWTRHIGTSQHNLFDLSTNLRYGCTILRYYLDVERGNLFRALGRYNGSLGKPGYPDLVVGAWKRHWAWSAPPALQQTGDHLPRAR, from the coding sequence ATGAAGACGAGCCTCCTCCTCCCGCTATCGTTGTGCCTGGCGCTGGCGCATGCGCCGGCATGGGCCGGCGCGCAGAAGGAGGAGGCGCTGTCGGCCAACGTCGCTTCGGCGATGAGCCGTTCCATCTCCGACGTCAATGCGCCCAGGCTGGTGTTCGACGACCCGCGCGTCGGCCAGGCCTGGCTGGCGGAGATGTCCTCCCGGCTGCAAAAGAAGATTCCCGACGCCTGGGTGCGCGAGCGCCTGCTCACCGCCATCCAGTACGAATCCACCCGGGCCGGCCTTGATCCGCAACTGGTGCTGGGCCTGATCCAGGTGGAAAGCGGCTTCAACAAGTACGCGGTGTCCGGCGCCGGCGCGCGCGGCCTGATGCAGGTGATGCCGTTCTGGACCCGCCACATCGGCACCTCGCAGCACAATCTGTTCGATCTCAGCACCAATCTGCGCTACGGCTGCACCATCCTGCGCTACTACCTGGACGTGGAGCGCGGCAATCTGTTCCGCGCGTTGGGCCGCTACAACGGCAGCCTGGGCAAGCCGGGCTATCCCGATCTGGTGGTGGGGGCATGGAAGCGCCACTGGGCGTGGAGCGCGCCGCCTGCGCTGCAGCAGACTGGCGATCATCTTCCGCGCGCCCGCTGA
- a CDS encoding proline--tRNA ligase → MRASQFFISTLKEAPADADITSQKLMMRAGFIRKQAAGIYSWMPMGLRVLRKVETIIREEMNRAGGIEVSLPVVQPAELWQETGRWDAMGDELLRFKDRHERDFALQPTAEEVITDIVRRELRSYRSLPKNFYQIQTKFRDERRPRFGVMRGREFTMKDAYSFDRSAEDAGKSYDNMYAAYRRIFDRFGLSYRAVAADTGAIGGDRSHEFQVIADTGEDAIVYCPQSEYAANIELAEAVAPAGERAAASAALSKAHTPKVKTIAELVDFLKIDIKQTVKAVVVEGVEGEAVLMLVRGDHELNEVKAQKIAGIKNPLAFASPAAIRDAFGANPGSLGPVGFKGRVIADRTVAKMADFVIGANEDDQHYTGANFGRDCAEPEVFDIRNVVEGDPSPDGQGVLAIQRGIEVGHVFYLGTKYSAAMNATFLDEDGKPKPFEMGCYGIGVTRILGAAIEQNFDDKGMIWPDAIAPFVVALCPVGYDRSEAVKDAADKLYADLTAKGVDVILDDRGERPGAMFADWELIGAPHRVTIGDRGLKEGKVEYQHRRDSEATAVAADAILEHVLSKLA, encoded by the coding sequence ATGCGCGCATCGCAGTTTTTCATTTCCACCCTGAAAGAGGCTCCCGCCGACGCCGACATCACCAGCCAGAAGCTGATGATGCGCGCCGGCTTCATCCGCAAGCAGGCGGCCGGCATCTATTCCTGGATGCCGATGGGCCTGCGCGTGCTGCGCAAGGTTGAAACCATCATCCGCGAGGAAATGAACCGCGCCGGCGGCATCGAAGTGAGCCTGCCGGTCGTGCAGCCGGCCGAACTATGGCAGGAAACCGGCCGCTGGGACGCCATGGGCGACGAGCTGCTGCGCTTCAAGGATCGCCACGAGCGCGATTTCGCGCTGCAGCCGACTGCCGAGGAAGTGATCACCGACATCGTCCGCCGCGAGCTGCGCAGCTATCGCTCGCTGCCGAAAAACTTCTACCAGATCCAGACCAAGTTCCGCGACGAGCGCCGCCCGCGCTTCGGCGTGATGCGCGGCCGCGAGTTCACCATGAAGGACGCGTACTCGTTCGACCGCAGCGCGGAAGACGCCGGCAAGAGCTACGACAATATGTACGCCGCCTACCGCCGCATCTTCGACCGCTTCGGCCTGAGCTACCGCGCGGTGGCGGCCGACACCGGCGCCATCGGCGGCGACCGCTCGCATGAATTCCAGGTGATCGCCGATACCGGCGAAGACGCCATCGTCTACTGCCCGCAATCGGAATACGCGGCCAATATCGAACTGGCCGAAGCCGTGGCCCCGGCCGGCGAGCGCGCCGCCGCTTCCGCCGCGCTGAGCAAGGCGCATACGCCCAAGGTCAAGACTATCGCCGAGCTGGTGGACTTCCTGAAGATCGACATCAAACAGACCGTCAAGGCGGTGGTAGTGGAGGGCGTAGAGGGCGAAGCGGTGCTGATGCTGGTGCGCGGCGACCACGAGCTGAACGAAGTGAAGGCGCAGAAGATCGCCGGCATCAAGAATCCGTTGGCCTTCGCCAGCCCGGCCGCCATCCGCGACGCCTTCGGCGCCAATCCGGGCTCCCTGGGTCCGGTGGGCTTCAAGGGCCGCGTCATCGCCGACCGCACTGTGGCCAAGATGGCGGACTTCGTCATCGGCGCCAACGAGGACGACCAGCACTATACCGGCGCCAACTTCGGCCGCGACTGCGCCGAGCCGGAAGTGTTCGATATCCGCAACGTGGTGGAAGGCGATCCGTCGCCGGACGGCCAGGGCGTGCTGGCCATCCAGCGCGGCATCGAAGTGGGCCACGTGTTCTATCTGGGCACCAAGTACTCCGCTGCGATGAACGCCACCTTCCTGGACGAAGACGGCAAGCCGAAACCGTTCGAGATGGGCTGCTACGGCATCGGCGTCACCCGCATCCTGGGCGCCGCCATCGAGCAGAACTTCGACGACAAGGGCATGATCTGGCCGGACGCCATCGCGCCGTTCGTGGTGGCGCTGTGCCCGGTGGGCTACGACCGCTCCGAGGCGGTGAAGGACGCGGCCGACAAGCTGTACGCTGATCTGACCGCCAAGGGCGTCGACGTGATCCTGGACGACCGCGGCGAACGCCCGGGCGCGATGTTCGCCGACTGGGAGCTGATCGGCGCGCCGCATCGCGTCACCATCGGCGATCGCGGCCTGAAGGAAGGCAAGGTCGAATACCAGCACCGCCGCGACAGCGAAGCCACCGCCGTCGCCGCCGATGCTATTCTGGAGCATGTCCTCTCCAAGCTGGCCTGA
- the kup gene encoding low affinity potassium transporter Kup, producing the protein MQDHNKKAMAGLTLAALGVVYGDIGTSPLYTLRECFVSQSLPTTPDNIFGILSLIFWSLIFVVSIKYVAFVLRADNRGEGGIMALMALARHYTTHAARWKIVLLGLFGAALFYGDAIITPAVSVLSAAEGLEVISSGMEAYVLPMAIGVLVGLFLLQRHGTASVGLMFGPVMMVWFAILGALGLHQIIQQPAVLQALNPWHAVSFLSQHGFHAFLTLGSVVLALTGAEALYADMGHFGKSPIRRAWFSLVLPGLALNYFGQGALLMDNPGAIKNPFFLLAPDWALLPMIALATLATVIASQAVISGAYSLTRQAILLGYCPRLEVRHTSEREIGQIYMPFINWALLVAVLVVVLTFKTSSSLAAAYGIAVTGTMLITTALFFVVARVNWRWPLPLALGITLLFAVIDTAFFAANIHKVADGGWLPLVMGMAIFTLMSTWKQGRDILFKRLREQALPLDDFIHNLEAYPPARVEGTAVFLTSTLHGVPHALLHNLKHNKVLHERVVLMTVRTEDIPYVAEDERLEIVQMSASFWRVMARYGFKEEPNVVQVLEMCAEEGFEMELMDTSFFLSRETIVSTGHPGMARWRQKIFLWMSKNALRATDFFQVPTNRVVELGAQVEL; encoded by the coding sequence ATGCAGGATCACAACAAAAAGGCGATGGCAGGCCTGACCCTGGCCGCCCTCGGCGTGGTCTACGGCGATATCGGCACCAGCCCGCTGTATACCTTGCGCGAGTGCTTCGTCAGCCAGAGCCTTCCTACCACGCCCGACAACATCTTCGGCATTCTGTCGCTGATATTCTGGTCGCTGATATTCGTGGTGTCGATCAAGTACGTGGCCTTCGTGCTGCGCGCCGACAACCGCGGCGAAGGCGGCATCATGGCGCTGATGGCGCTGGCGCGGCACTACACCACTCACGCCGCGCGCTGGAAAATCGTGCTGCTGGGACTGTTCGGCGCGGCCTTGTTCTACGGCGACGCCATCATCACACCCGCGGTGTCGGTGCTGTCCGCCGCCGAAGGCCTGGAAGTGATCTCCTCCGGCATGGAGGCTTATGTGCTGCCGATGGCCATCGGGGTGCTGGTCGGCCTGTTCCTGCTGCAGCGCCACGGCACCGCCAGCGTCGGCCTGATGTTCGGTCCGGTGATGATGGTCTGGTTCGCCATCCTGGGCGCCCTGGGCCTGCACCAGATCATCCAGCAGCCCGCCGTGCTGCAGGCGCTGAACCCCTGGCACGCGGTGTCCTTCCTTAGCCAGCACGGCTTCCACGCCTTCCTGACCCTGGGTTCGGTGGTGCTGGCGCTGACCGGCGCCGAGGCGCTGTACGCCGACATGGGCCACTTCGGCAAGTCGCCGATCCGCCGCGCCTGGTTCAGCCTGGTGCTGCCCGGCCTGGCGCTGAACTATTTCGGCCAGGGAGCGCTGTTGATGGACAACCCGGGTGCGATCAAGAACCCCTTCTTCCTGCTGGCCCCGGACTGGGCGCTGCTGCCGATGATCGCGCTGGCCACGTTGGCCACGGTGATCGCGTCGCAGGCCGTGATTTCCGGCGCCTACTCGCTGACCCGCCAGGCCATCCTGCTGGGCTACTGCCCGCGGCTGGAAGTGCGCCACACCTCGGAACGCGAAATCGGCCAGATCTACATGCCCTTCATCAATTGGGCGCTGCTGGTCGCCGTGCTGGTGGTGGTGCTGACCTTCAAGACCTCGTCCAGCCTGGCAGCAGCCTACGGCATCGCCGTCACCGGCACCATGCTGATCACCACGGCGCTGTTCTTCGTCGTCGCCCGAGTCAACTGGCGCTGGCCGCTGCCGCTGGCGCTGGGCATCACCCTGCTGTTCGCGGTGATCGACACCGCCTTCTTCGCCGCCAACATCCACAAGGTCGCCGACGGCGGCTGGCTGCCGCTGGTGATGGGCATGGCCATCTTCACGCTGATGAGCACCTGGAAACAGGGCCGCGACATCCTGTTCAAGCGCCTGCGCGAACAGGCGCTGCCGCTGGACGACTTCATCCACAACCTGGAAGCCTACCCGCCGGCTCGGGTGGAAGGCACCGCGGTGTTCCTCACCAGCACGCTGCACGGCGTGCCGCACGCGCTGCTGCACAACCTCAAGCACAACAAGGTGCTGCATGAGCGCGTCGTGCTGATGACGGTGCGCACCGAGGACATTCCCTATGTGGCGGAAGACGAGCGGCTGGAAATCGTGCAGATGTCGGCGTCGTTCTGGCGGGTGATGGCCCGCTACGGCTTCAAGGAAGAGCCCAATGTGGTCCAGGTGCTGGAAATGTGCGCGGAGGAGGGCTTCGAGATGGAGCTGATGGACACCTCCTTCTTCCTGTCGCGGGAAACCATCGTCTCCACCGGCCATCCAGGCATGGCGCGCTGGCGGCAGAAGATTTTCCTGTGGATGAGCAAGAACGCGCTGCGCGCGACCGACTTCTTCCAAGTGCCGACCAACCGCGTGGTGGAACTGGGCGCCCAGGTGGAGCTGTAA
- a CDS encoding phosphohydrolase, with translation MRGAFIQTVSGRYLNVLDPQPDDIDIADIAHHLAHVCRFGGACRQYYSEAEHAMRMAQLLPPRLQLAGLLYGAAKAYAGEVVRADAQEALPLQHRLTAAVEARFGLHLSGDDRAELAMADARLLATERRDLMPPDNIEWPILTGVQPLPERIWPMTISQALAGFCSMYEQCRTWSSASAQIQVRPSARR, from the coding sequence ATGAGAGGCGCATTCATACAAACGGTGTCGGGGCGGTATCTGAATGTGCTGGACCCGCAGCCGGACGATATCGACATTGCCGACATCGCCCATCATTTGGCGCATGTCTGCCGTTTCGGCGGCGCCTGCCGCCAGTATTACAGCGAAGCCGAGCATGCGATGCGGATGGCGCAACTGCTGCCGCCTAGGCTGCAACTGGCCGGCTTGCTGTACGGCGCGGCCAAGGCCTATGCGGGAGAAGTGGTCAGGGCGGACGCGCAGGAAGCGCTTCCTTTGCAGCACCGGCTGACAGCTGCGGTGGAAGCGCGTTTCGGCCTGCATCTGTCCGGGGACGACAGGGCGGAGCTGGCGATGGCGGACGCTCGCTTGCTGGCGACCGAGCGGCGCGACCTGATGCCGCCGGACAATATCGAATGGCCGATTCTGACTGGCGTGCAGCCATTGCCGGAGCGCATCTGGCCGATGACCATCAGCCAGGCGCTGGCGGGGTTCTGCTCGATGTACGAGCAATGCCGGACATGGTCGTCCGCTTCCGCGCAGATTCAGGTGAGGCCGTCCGCGCGGCGTTGA
- a CDS encoding helix-turn-helix domain-containing protein: MDEFKLNALRRIRDRKLSISELARITGIKQSTLHRGLYEDRELTFSNAHAIGHALDINLDGSINGGMAPVIASFGQLSALSEGRQPVWDEFILMEPALDDSTLAVDQALFLQRVFPPRAVVLLRTRLPRTGRLVYPDRGSLSLEDNGHAAIGEVAGIIFRKNA, encoded by the coding sequence TTGGATGAATTCAAACTCAATGCCTTGCGGCGAATCCGCGACCGGAAACTATCCATCAGCGAGCTTGCCCGCATCACCGGCATCAAACAGTCAACACTGCATCGCGGACTGTACGAGGACCGCGAGCTGACCTTCAGCAACGCCCATGCGATAGGCCACGCGCTGGATATCAATCTTGACGGCAGCATCAATGGCGGCATGGCGCCGGTCATCGCCAGCTTCGGCCAATTGAGCGCGCTGAGCGAAGGGCGCCAGCCAGTGTGGGATGAGTTCATCCTGATGGAGCCCGCGCTGGACGATTCGACGCTGGCCGTCGATCAGGCGCTGTTCCTGCAACGCGTGTTCCCGCCTCGCGCGGTCGTGCTGCTGCGCACCCGCCTCCCCAGAACCGGCCGCCTGGTCTATCCCGACCGAGGCTCGCTCAGCCTGGAGGACAACGGCCACGCCGCCATCGGCGAGGTGGCCGGCATCATTTTTCGGAAAAACGCATGA
- a CDS encoding VUT family protein — translation MKFFKDMIRRALSCVDPIVILSFLILISAIASNLTSYKVVQVFGTEASLGTFTMPIILMLLNPIAEVYGKQRSNQILFATCLAEILFAVAFTALSQSQRDCGLLPLADRGRCEALNQSYVLISEHIVRGSISFAIGCLIGSQFNTRFLLYLKSLWSSRLYFIRDIFSSVIGEVVYTAICFMIAFYGVFPFATILKIFAFSLMFKFSSTVVLSWISQYIVLLLYRYQAWSQDAAGGRKVKFSSRYLQV, via the coding sequence ATGAAATTCTTCAAAGACATGATTCGCCGCGCGCTGTCCTGCGTCGATCCCATCGTGATCCTGTCCTTTTTGATCCTGATCTCGGCGATCGCCTCCAATCTGACATCGTACAAAGTGGTCCAGGTGTTCGGCACCGAGGCCAGCCTGGGCACCTTCACCATGCCCATCATCCTGATGCTGCTCAACCCCATCGCCGAGGTATACGGCAAGCAGCGTTCCAATCAGATCCTGTTCGCCACTTGCCTGGCCGAGATACTGTTCGCCGTAGCCTTCACCGCGCTCAGCCAGTCGCAACGGGACTGCGGCCTGCTGCCGCTGGCCGATCGCGGCCGCTGCGAGGCCCTGAACCAGAGCTATGTGCTGATCAGCGAACACATCGTGCGCGGCTCGATCTCGTTCGCGATCGGCTGCCTGATCGGCAGCCAGTTCAATACCCGTTTCCTGCTGTATCTGAAGAGCTTGTGGTCCAGCCGGCTCTATTTCATCCGCGACATCTTCTCCTCGGTGATAGGCGAGGTGGTATACACCGCGATCTGCTTCATGATCGCCTTCTACGGCGTATTCCCCTTCGCCACCATCCTGAAAATCTTCGCCTTCAGCCTGATGTTCAAGTTCTCGTCCACCGTGGTCCTGTCCTGGATTTCGCAATACATCGTGCTGCTGCTTTACCGCTACCAGGCCTGGAGCCAGGACGCGGCAGGCGGCCGCAAGGTCAAATTCTCGTCCCGGTACCTGCAAGTATGA
- a CDS encoding chorismate-binding protein: protein MKPLALHVLPAPPNNAAAPLFALRCNYDYTAKHACHVRAVERAALSVLFFADRIVLLPRSRNGARIAEALAQRLDLAAESGALRLPLNPASPLPERLRTLLSLPGQFDADPRFGLYGFFCYELIHAKLGLDAGLLGVFHLPERLSVDGESVDYLLDPADAGGETWPLALGPMLESGDFAAGSGLPYGRMYDLALRRIADGELRSVNPSFAIQRPCARDGYRIHQDLLARNPAPYNLYFDGGDFQLAGSSPAMFLRLRGGRLSTSPICGTIARGCDAAADALQVATLLASDKDKFELEECVRADMLAKEASCEDIRVDAEREVERFANVFHTSASVSARLQPGKTLADAICDHLWPATVVGTPVDAAARLLAEHESRRWYAGAFGYLCADEAELGTVIRSALLADGMATTRVGSTLSAHSSPQLERGELEAKASLILGAL from the coding sequence ATGAAACCGCTCGCGCTACACGTTCTGCCCGCTCCGCCAAACAACGCCGCCGCGCCGCTGTTCGCGCTGCGATGCAACTACGACTACACCGCCAAGCACGCATGCCATGTCCGCGCCGTCGAGCGCGCCGCGCTGAGCGTGCTGTTCTTCGCCGACCGCATCGTCCTGTTGCCGCGCAGCCGCAACGGCGCGCGCATCGCCGAGGCGCTGGCGCAGCGGCTGGATCTGGCAGCAGAGTCCGGCGCGCTCCGGCTGCCGCTGAACCCCGCGTCGCCGCTGCCGGAGCGGCTGCGGACATTGCTGTCTCTCCCAGGCCAGTTCGACGCCGATCCCCGCTTCGGCCTGTACGGCTTCTTCTGCTACGAGCTGATCCATGCCAAGCTGGGTCTGGACGCCGGCCTGCTGGGGGTATTCCACCTGCCGGAACGGCTGAGCGTAGACGGCGAAAGCGTAGACTACCTGCTGGACCCGGCCGACGCCGGAGGGGAGACCTGGCCGCTGGCGCTGGGGCCCATGCTGGAGAGCGGCGATTTCGCCGCCGGGAGCGGCCTGCCCTACGGGCGGATGTACGATCTCGCCCTGCGGCGCATCGCCGACGGCGAACTGCGTTCGGTCAACCCCAGCTTCGCCATCCAGCGGCCCTGCGCGCGAGACGGCTACCGCATCCACCAAGACCTGCTGGCGCGCAATCCCGCGCCGTACAACTTGTATTTCGACGGCGGCGATTTCCAATTGGCGGGCTCCTCGCCGGCGATGTTCCTGCGCCTGCGCGGCGGCCGGCTATCCACCAGTCCGATCTGCGGCACCATCGCCCGCGGATGCGACGCGGCCGCGGACGCGCTGCAGGTGGCTACGCTGCTGGCCTCGGACAAGGATAAATTCGAACTGGAGGAATGCGTGCGCGCCGACATGCTGGCCAAGGAGGCCAGTTGCGAGGACATCCGCGTCGACGCGGAGCGGGAGGTGGAGCGCTTCGCCAATGTGTTCCACACTTCGGCCAGCGTCAGCGCGAGGCTGCAGCCGGGCAAGACGCTGGCCGATGCCATCTGCGACCACCTGTGGCCGGCCACCGTCGTCGGCACGCCGGTGGATGCCGCCGCGCGGCTGCTTGCCGAGCACGAGTCCCGCCGCTGGTACGCCGGCGCCTTCGGCTATCTGTGCGCGGACGAGGCCGAGCTCGGCACGGTGATCCGCTCCGCGCTGCTGGCGGACGGCATGGCCACCACCCGGGTGGGCAGCACGCTGAGCGCCCACTCCAGCCCGCAGCTGGAGCGCGGCGAACTGGAGGCCAAGGCCTCGCTGATCCTGGGCGCGCTGTGA
- the ampD gene encoding 1,6-anhydro-N-acetylmuramyl-L-alanine amidase AmpD, which produces MALGEDGWVRGARQTPSPNCDEREPGSAPELLVIHNISLPPYRYGGSGVEQLFSNRLDPAEHPYYQGVYQLRVSSHFFIRRDGQLLQFVPVGKRAWHAGVSSWRGREKCNDFSIGVEMEGCDFEPFSEAQYRTLGALSRELRRALPLSAIAGHEHIAPGRKTDPGPWFDWKRAQADSGLGF; this is translated from the coding sequence CTGGCATTGGGGGAGGACGGCTGGGTGCGCGGCGCGCGCCAGACGCCGTCGCCCAACTGCGACGAGCGCGAGCCTGGCAGCGCGCCGGAGTTGCTGGTGATACACAATATCAGCCTGCCGCCTTACCGTTATGGCGGTTCCGGCGTCGAGCAGCTGTTCTCCAACCGGCTGGATCCGGCCGAGCATCCTTACTATCAGGGCGTTTACCAATTGCGGGTGTCGTCGCATTTCTTCATTCGCCGCGACGGCCAGTTGCTGCAGTTCGTGCCGGTGGGCAAGCGGGCCTGGCATGCCGGGGTGTCCAGCTGGCGAGGGCGGGAAAAGTGCAATGATTTCTCCATCGGGGTGGAGATGGAGGGCTGCGACTTCGAGCCCTTCAGCGAGGCGCAATACCGGACGCTGGGGGCATTGTCCAGAGAGCTGCGCCGCGCGCTGCCCTTGTCGGCCATCGCCGGCCACGAGCACATCGCGCCGGGGCGCAAGACCGACCCCGGTCCCTGGTTCGACTGGAAGCGGGCCCAAGCCGACAGCGGCCTGGGCTTCTGA
- a CDS encoding hemerythrin domain-containing protein encodes MPAPTQETIFMLTLDTLGSAAAPSFEQPLEMLQACHDKIRRFCDQLDKLPPYIEEHGVDDAARNTIDDVVRYFDIAGPAHHTDEEEELFPLIEERVPAAASRLEQLSAEHGYLHSCWNAIRDDLLALRDGRIKQISKNELQEFARQYREHAAAEEEWLFPAAASALSAEELRQAGANMAKRRQAG; translated from the coding sequence ATGCCAGCCCCCACGCAGGAGACCATCTTCATGCTGACACTCGACACCTTGGGCAGCGCCGCCGCGCCCAGCTTCGAACAACCGCTGGAAATGCTGCAGGCCTGTCACGACAAGATCCGCCGCTTCTGCGATCAACTGGACAAGCTGCCGCCCTATATCGAGGAACACGGCGTCGACGACGCCGCTCGCAACACCATAGACGATGTCGTCCGCTATTTCGACATCGCCGGCCCTGCCCATCATACCGACGAAGAGGAGGAACTGTTCCCCCTGATCGAGGAACGGGTGCCTGCCGCCGCCTCTCGGCTGGAGCAGCTGTCGGCCGAGCACGGCTATCTGCACTCTTGCTGGAACGCGATCCGAGATGACCTGCTCGCCCTGCGCGACGGCCGCATCAAGCAGATCAGCAAGAACGAACTGCAGGAATTCGCCCGCCAATACCGCGAGCACGCGGCCGCCGAAGAGGAATGGCTGTTCCCTGCAGCCGCCAGCGCGCTCAGCGCCGAGGAGCTGCGCCAGGCCGGCGCCAACATGGCCAAGCGCCGCCAGGCCGGCTGA
- the tal gene encoding transaldolase, whose product MNRLQAIRPFGQRIWLDNLSRELIASGELARLLADDGIAGVTSNPAIFYKAISSDASYQGELAVLKQDASLSAEARYEKLVVADIQAACDLLLPQYESSQGNDGYVSLEVSPELSRDEAGTLAAARRLWAEIGRANAMIKIPATAEGIRAFQALTREGVNVNITLLFSLPQVEAVWDAYVAGLSARLADGKPVAGVKAVASFFLSRVDSLLDPQVAEPHQGKVAIALSKAAYARYQERFHGEEFAKLRAAGARPQFLLWASTGTKNPAYRDVLYVESLIGDETVNTVPDATMAAFRDHGDAALTLPQSMDEAKALLAEVEAAGIDLAAAGEKLQRDGLKLFEDAFAQLLKLTA is encoded by the coding sequence ATGAACCGTTTGCAAGCCATTCGACCCTTCGGCCAGCGCATCTGGCTGGACAACCTGTCCCGTGAACTGATCGCCTCCGGCGAACTGGCCCGTCTGCTGGCCGACGACGGCATCGCCGGCGTTACCTCCAATCCGGCCATCTTCTACAAGGCGATCAGCTCCGACGCGAGCTACCAGGGCGAACTGGCCGTGCTGAAGCAGGACGCGTCGCTGTCCGCCGAAGCCCGCTACGAAAAGCTGGTGGTGGCCGACATCCAGGCCGCCTGCGACCTGCTGTTGCCGCAATACGAGTCCAGCCAGGGCAACGACGGCTACGTCAGCCTGGAAGTGTCGCCCGAGCTGTCGCGCGACGAAGCCGGCACCCTGGCCGCCGCGCGCCGTCTGTGGGCCGAGATCGGCCGCGCCAACGCGATGATCAAGATCCCGGCCACCGCCGAAGGCATCCGCGCTTTCCAGGCGCTGACCCGCGAAGGCGTCAACGTCAACATCACGCTGCTGTTCTCGCTGCCGCAAGTGGAAGCAGTCTGGGACGCGTATGTCGCCGGACTGTCCGCTCGCCTGGCCGACGGCAAGCCGGTGGCCGGCGTCAAGGCGGTGGCCAGCTTCTTCCTGTCGCGCGTCGACAGCCTGCTGGATCCGCAAGTGGCCGAGCCGCACCAAGGCAAGGTGGCGATCGCGCTGTCCAAGGCCGCCTATGCGCGCTACCAGGAGCGCTTCCATGGCGAAGAGTTCGCCAAGCTGCGCGCTGCCGGTGCCCGTCCGCAATTCCTGCTGTGGGCGTCAACCGGCACCAAAAACCCGGCTTACCGCGACGTGCTGTATGTGGAGAGCCTGATCGGCGACGAAACCGTCAACACCGTTCCGGACGCCACCATGGCAGCTTTCCGCGACCATGGAGACGCCGCGCTGACGCTGCCGCAGAGCATGGATGAAGCCAAGGCGCTGTTGGCCGAGGTGGAGGCCGCCGGCATCGATCTGGCCGCCGCCGGCGAGAAACTGCAGCGGGACGGCCTGAAGCTGTTCGAAGACGCGTTCGCCCAGTTGCTGAAGCTGACCGCCTGA